One segment of Malassezia restricta chromosome V, complete sequence DNA contains the following:
- a CDS encoding molecular chaperone HscB, whose translation MWSRSIRPRVARSPSASITLTRYNRLWYSALARSNTTNKLCAKCGTPNHMASLQCKQCNTLQPLPTTVDYYDVLGMPFDTVPANGWRIDMLELKNLWRRTMAISHPDRLVHKVHDEQEIGSQQSAIVNKAYETLSSPLQRALYLLQRSGVESIEEGMAVEDPSLLMEVMELQEALQDAENQEAVDQVGATNQMHIDRVLDALNKAFSDAHPNTNRIRQLAVELRYWTNIDKAVREWQPGQRVELHH comes from the coding sequence ATGTGGTCACGATCGATCCGCCCGCGTGTGGCACGCTCaccgagcgcctcgattACACTCACAAGGTACAACAGGCTCTGGTACAGCGCACTCGCTCGCAGCAACACAACTAACAAACTATGTGCTAAATGTGGGACGCCCAATCACATGGCTTCACTACAATGCAAGCAGTGCAACACACTTCAACCACTGCCGACTACGGTCGACTACTATGATGTTCTAGGCATGCCGTTCGACACCGTCCCTGCGAATGGATGGCGCATCGATATGCTCGAGCTTAAGAATCTTTGGCGGAGAACCATGGCCATCTCACATCCGGATCGGCTCGTGCACAAGGTGCATGATGAACAAGAAATTGGGTCACAGCAGAGTGCCATTGTAAACAAGGCGTACGAAACACTCTCCAGCCCACTACAACGTGCTTTATACCTGTTGCAGCGCTCTGGCGTGGAAAGTATAGAAGAGGGCATGGCGGTGGAGGACCCATCCTTACTGATGGAAGTAATGGAACTTCAGGAAGCGTTGCAAGATGCTGAGAATCAAGAGGCTGTGGACCAAGTGGGCGCTACGAATCAGATGCATATCGATCGTGTCCTGGATGCATTAAATAAGGCTTTTTCTGACGCCCACCCGAATACGAATCGCATTCGGCAATTGGCTGTGGAGCTGCGCTACTGGACCAACATAGACAAGGCCGTGCGTGAATGGCAGCCTGGCCAACGAGTAGAGCTGCACCACTAG
- a CDS encoding endoplasmic reticulum-golgi intermediate compartment protein 2, which produces MSESLIDKFDRMPKLRQFDAFPKAQPMYQKKSAYGGFLTMAVFIATAVMIWYEVQHYMTLKPTYSFDIDSHVGHVMQVNLDLTVNTPCSRLTIDLRDASGDAIHFSEDDIVKDPADFKAELRRARRRSHTKYFNKMLHSQNRGFTRKQRKNKKLVQGGPRGKDSGFEKHKSVVDAENEAHACRVYGSINVKKVTGNLHISTYIPTFMASRDRGHDFGIDMSHIIHEFSFGDYFPNIAEPLDSSLEETDDPAAVFQYFLSVVPTHYISKQYTLTTNQYSVNDYKRNRDGAAAFPGLYFKYDIEPLTMTVTKKTSSLVSFIIRMCSVLGGLWICTDLGLRIFNRLTILARKSSIEMFSSSFDKEPMPSGQYNTPYFSGPMDPAQGYSAYGTTSTVNYLPHGPGETKYRVSSI; this is translated from the exons ATGTCGGAGTCGCTGATAGACAAGTTTGACCGCATGCCTAAG CTGCGGCAATTTGATGCATTCCCAAAG GCACAACCCATGTACCAGAAGAAGTCAGCTTATGGCGGCTTTTTGACTATGGCTGTTTTCATTGCCACCGCTGTTATGATTTGGTACGAAGTACAGCACTACATGACGTTAAAACCCACCTATTCATTCGACATCGACAGTCACGTTGGCCATGTGATGCAAGTGAACCTAGACTTGACTGTGAATACGCCTTGTTCGCGTTTAACGATTGACCTGCGTGATGCTTCTGGTGATGCTATTCATTTCTCAGAAGATGACATCGTGAAGGACCCTGCGGACTTCAAGGCTGAGCTTCGCCGTGCGCGTAGGCGGAGCCACACGAAATACTTCAACAAAATGCTTCACAGTCAGAATAGGGGCTTTACCCGAAAGCAGCGCAAGAACAAGAAGCTTGTGCAAGGTGGTCCGCGTGGCAAGGATTCGGGTTTCGAGAAACACAAAAGCGTTGTTGACGCCGAAAATGAGGCACATGCTTGTCGCGTGTATGGCAGCATTAATGTGAAGAAGGTCACGGGAAACTTACATATTTCGACGTATATCCCTACCTTCATGGCCTCGCGGGACCGTGGTCATGATTTTGGTATTGACATGTCACATATCATCCATGAATTCAGCTTTGGAGACTATTTCCCTAACATTGCTGAACCCCTGGATTCGAGCTTGGAAGAGACAGACGACCCTGCCGCGGTGTTTCAATATTTCTTGTCCGTCGTCCCTACCCACTACATTTCCAAGCAATACACACTGACTACGAACCAGTACAGCGTGAATGATTATAAACGAAACCGTGATGGTGCCGCCGCCTTTCCAGGCTTGTACTTCAAATACGACATTGAGCCACTCACTATGACCGTCACCAAGAAGACGTCATCACTCGTCAGCTTTATTATCCGTATGTGCAGTGTGTTGGGCGGCCTCTGGATTTGTACGGATTTGGGACTGCGCATATTTAATCGGCTTACAATACTCGCGAGAAAGTCTTCCATTGAGATGTTTTCGTCGTCATTCGACAAAGAACCCATGCCATCAGGCCAGTATAACACACCTTACTTTTCAGGCCCTATGGATCCAGCACAGGGTTACAGTGCATATGGAACTACCAGCACAGTAAACTATTTGCCACATGGCCCGGGCGAAACGAAATACCGCGTATCAAGTATTTAG
- a CDS encoding protein phosphatase PTC7 → MIPSSRTWRPSYATAGSLKRMVVPSTAARTPKPIPRMAVPARPLHSAQTPTPTPTASTAPPEPKPIKIVTSYAFAAKPRDSEMEEEDMDTGNTDRLKKSRPRILRGGILPNSDLEKWRYSMLNGGDAGEDALMVSKSPDQSVVLLGVADGVGGWSESGIDPSHYSNALLYSAMKFAEAHTTYPFPKAVLQHAFEQVSKNPDIQAGSSTACLLRLDAVHGKLSGVNLGDSGYVHLRPDPMSPEGRMLVINRSSPQLHGFNCPYQLAKVPSSMMQSGSLTNYPDEAAVHEFDLQRGDIVLVMTDGFLDNVHCQLPPNEALTPDAPRRPELLQLIDMLQDKHREHWAKTKKPGATLADEKQDFANIMASTLMQYARLCQMTEEKVSPFQLDAAQHGIHYPGGKIDDIALICAAAV, encoded by the coding sequence ATGATTCCGAGTAgcaggacgtggcgccCCAGTTATGCTACGGCAGGCTCGCTCAAGCGCATGGTGGTGCCAAGCACCGCTGCTCGGACTCCCAAACCTATTCCGCGCATGGCTGTGCCGGCTCGTCCTCTTCATTCGGCACAAACACCAACACCAACGCCCACGGCGTCGACTGCGCCACCTGAGCCTAAGCCGATAAAAATCGTCACTTCCTATGCATTTGCTGCCAAGCCACGCGATTCAGAAatggaagaagaagacaTGGATACGGGAAATACGGACCGTTTGAAAAAATCTCGTCCACGCATCCTACGCGGCGGTATTTTACCTAACAGTGACCTGGAAAAGTGGCGATACTCAATGTTGAATGGAGGCGATGCTGGTGAAGATGCTCTTATGGTGTCAAAGTCTCCAGATCAGTCTGTGGTGCTTTTAGGCGTCGCAGATGGCGTTGGCGGCTGGAGTGAGTCGGGTATTGACCCATCGCATTACTCCAACGCCCTCTTATACTCGGCGATGAAGTTTGCTGAGGCCCACACAACCTACCCTTTCCCCAAAGCTGTCTTGCAGCACGCATTTGAACAAGTGTCGAAGAATCCCGATATCCAAGCCGGCAGTTCTACGGCttgtcttcttcgtctCGATGCTGTGCATGGCAAACTATCGGGTGTCAACTTGGGCGACTCGGGCTATGTGCACTTGCGGCCTGACCCAATGAGCCCAGAGGGTCGGATGTTAGTAATTAACAGGTCATCGCCTCAGCTGCACGGATTCAATTGCCCTTACCAGCTGGCCAAGGTGCCGTCCAGTATGATGCAGTCTGGCTCGCTGACCAATTATCCTGACGAGGCGGCTGTGCATGAATTTGATCTACAACGAGGTGACATTGTGCTCGTGATGACGGATGGGTTCCTAGACAATGTACATTGCCAGCTCCCGCCTAATGAAGCACTTACACCGGAtgcgccacggcgcccagAACTCTTGCAGCTCATTGACATGTTGCAGGATAAGCATCGTGAGCACTGGGCCAAGACAAAGAAACCAGGTGCGACGCTTGCGGATGAAAAGCAGGACTTTGCTAATATTATGGCTTCTACACTCATGCAATACGCACGATTGTGTCAAATGACGGAGGAAAAAGTAAGTCCGTTCCAGCTGGATGCTGCTCAGCACGGCATTCATTACCCAGGTGGGAAAATAGATGATATCGCGCTGAtttgcgccgctgctgtGTAA
- a CDS encoding U6 snRNA-associated Sm-like protein LSm7, giving the protein MSVPIATMSDRAQGHRSGRGGGRGGHGGRGGGHVHDKPKKEAILNLAKYVDKQIRVKFMGNREVVGTLKGYDQLMNLVMDDVEELLHDPSSGSVTDERRTLGLAVLRGTNLMLISPVDGFDIIENPFLQQDE; this is encoded by the exons ATGTCGGTGCCAATAGCAACGATGTCGGATCGA GCTCAAGGACATcgcagcggccgcggaGGAGGACGCGGCGGTCATGGTGGCCGTGGAGGCGGCCATGTTCACGATAAGCCAAAGAAAGAAGCCATTCTGAACTTGGCCAAATATGTGGACAAGCAAATTCGCGTCAAATTCATGGGCAACCGCGAAG TCGTTGGCACACTTAAAGGCTATGATCAACTGATGAATCTTGTCATGGATGACGTGGAAGAGCTTTTACACGACCCTTCGTCCGGCAGCGTCACAGACGAGCGTCGCACATTGGGTCTGGCTGTACTTCGTGGCACCAACTTGATGCTAATTAGTCCCGTCGATGGATTTGATATTATTGAAAA CCCCTTTCTCCAGCAGGATGAATAA
- a CDS encoding nuclear pore complex protein Nup98-Nup96, which yields MFGASSFGGFGQQNQQGMSNPSQPGTGGGGMFGQPVNPTGSAFGTPAFGQPAQTSATPAFGAATQTPAFGATPSVQQPQMSTPFSFNQSSSSTFGAPKPATTGFGSFGAASTQPTTSFGFGGATSTPAQPPTTSAFGSMQPSTGFGQNNTTSFFGQQPTTTFGGFGASTSMGGPQTVTQGSATVPYTPFREDMTPNEPKPHAKTFEVHQSLTSMPAYQNISPEELRLMDYNQGRGKGVTGPTPSVGAPSFGFGAQQGMGTSTPAFGQQPQQPATTNVFGQPPSTGLFGQPNNNAMGTTSMFGGPSNTSTSTGGLFGANANKPSAFGASTSTPMFGQANQNNNTSGGLFGNSTPAQPAAGGFTFGANNNQQQPSTGFSFGANNTQAQNNQPKPLFGGFGSSTTQPSQPSTGFTFGSSTTQQPATTGFGAPSTGATGGGFSFGANNATSQAKPGGLFGSSTTTQPSTFGSFGSTNTAASTQQNKPAFSFGNLGPNTGTTSTPAFGAPNNAAGTGGGLFGAKPAGSTGTGTGFSFGQSNTSTQPPATTGFGAQNNTTGTGGGLFGAKPAGSSLFGNPAPSTTQPSTTGSTSLFGQSTTQPAQPAAGGLFGSNAPKPAFSFGSSTAPATTGTTNTTTTGGGGLFGQSQPAPSTNTGTSLFGAPKPLGASLPAPSNVPALPAQPPTLTTNPYGTDALLSSVSSTSAAANQAPLPFNVAPKNKPPLVSPFRSSPRNAVRVTRLRGSTPGLDVSRSMREGTPSDRATPLRAGSVSLFHQPSDAATLSPQAFIPRSTSKRLVLDGDTSISRSPSVLREGTPRASVAPRARFSPAVEKVVVGNTSQVGAGGDPDSSVVLPVREPSFASTPPAPRAKSVRPTQHGDYYMEPSLATLRSMPFDELSCVAHFVVGRVGFGRVEFLEPVDLTSVPNLSFVAGGVVQLRAKECFVYPQEEDLDTDTPLDGLLPNYTPVPKAALGTGLNVPAVVSLEGCWPLDRATREPLRDESLPRVKQHITKLRNKKETTFVSYDAESGTWTFEVQHFSRYGLDDSDEEDEPIEEEDDDVVPPPMKLGDESDSGSSAMRESELMSGEEEDAPETDVWMPAVRDTTSPAARRSMTPFTASRLDTPNMPEARKVQVMRASFFGQAPPTPGPVGGVTSIAGPPAPQLIEHKEEHEPMTEEVKDVEPEPVALTRVESGASVLNTALCADPGLYLAPSFRVGWASMGATLAHNGSWHDLPRPSWTQVHIDRLPVYKTAEDRHATMQTARKLLHIQLASTNITTSDAGVPCVAFEPHTTCARVAQHYAADDKQYAAQLWHLASVLFDPIDLQLPDDASDAWVASVLQRRRKAAFSTWLEHAVSLSVQAEVRSHVAASRHTELIFSLLSGHQIEQAADAALDAGHVRLATLVAQAGGALETRADIQDQLDTWHAEGADADMQHALLRVYELLAGQVVSASVSGARARDKHTIAMARGLDWRRALGLHVWYGTPWESSLDASVRSYEEALRTSAGETVPPLPRYQADAQLGVLKQRELAQRTGAPRDALYELLKLHVDASYPLEHALDPRNVGPSALDHTHSWHLGMYLARALEVRTYQDARVMERLTTLYATQLEDAHDWHWAAYVLLHLTDEGTRAEAVRALLARHVDDLDTHASFLTTTLHVDEAWLWQARALAAHARCDYYAEYECRRNAHDLSGAHAVAVRYLAAESFLRGDTQMLMDLFRPMAEEAESQGATAIRGWNEGGRVLLDFASLPHLLPPLLAKAQAGTLEASERHTLQQATVRTHELMDRVPLLYPDTSDLMSTVARSEMLAVLQNLSRLLASEAGAPEPIRHWTPSHPPEVEQLQAAARDFSSSMLACL from the coding sequence ATGTTTGGAGCCTCTTCATTTGGTGGCTTTGGCCAGCAAAATCAGCAGGGTATGAGCAACCCTAGTCAGCCTGGCACAGGCGGTGGGGGCATGTTTGGGCAGCCTGTGAATCCAACGGGCAGTGCGTTCGGCACGCCGGCTTTTGGTCAGCCAGCGCAGACAAGCGCGACGCCTGCTTTTGGAGCAGCTACGCAGACGCCCGCCTTCGGTGCTACGCCGTCTGTGCAGCAGCCCCAAATGTCGACACCCTTTTCTTTTAATCAGTCCTCTTCAAGCACGTTTGGTGCACCTAAGCCAGCTACGACGGGCTTTGGCTCATTCGGTGCTGCATCGACTCAGCCCACGACTTCCTTTGGATTTGGCGGCGCCACATCGACGCCAGCGCAGCCGCCAACAACTAGCGCATTTGGGTCCATGCAGCCAAGCACGGGCTTTGGTCAAAACAACACCACATCTTTCTTTGGTCAACAGCCCACTACGACCTTTGGTGGTTTTGGTGCTAGCACGAGCATGGGTGGTCCCCAAACTGTGACGCAAGGATCTGCGACTGTGCCATACACTCCCTTTCGTGAGGACATGACTCCCAATGAACCCAAGCCACACGCTAAAACCTTTGAGGTTCACCAGTCTCTCACGTCGATGCCTGCATACCAAAACATTAGCCCtgaggagctgcgccttATGGACTATAATCAAGGTCGTGGTAAGGGCGTGACAGGCCCAACACCCTCGGTAGGTGCGCCTTCCTTCGGCTTTGGTGCACAGCAGGGGATGGGTACGTCAACCCCTGCCTTTGGACAACAGCCACAGCAGCCTGCGACCACCAATGTATTTGGTCAGCCGCCATCGACAGGATTGTTTGGTCAGCCCAACAACAATGCCATGGGCACGACATCCATGTTTGGCGGTCCATCGAACACCAGCACATCGACAGGTGGCTTGTTTGGTGCCAACGCTAATAAGCCCAGTGCATTTGGTGCATCGACTTCGACTCCCATGTTTGGACAAGCGAACCAGAACAACAATACGAGCGGTGGTCTCTTTGGCAACTCCACGCCTGCCCAgccagctgctggtggTTTTACGTTCGGCGCCAATAACAACCAGCAGCAGCCGTCAACGGGCTTCAGTTTTGGTGCCAACAACACCCAGGCCCAAAATAACCAACCCAAGCCGCTCTTTGGTGGATTTGGCTCCTCGACAACACAGCCATCGCAGCCATCGACTGGTTTCACATTTGGCTCGTCGACAACGCAGCAGCCAGCCACCACTGGCTTCGGCGCACCGTCGACAGGTGCGACGGGTGGTGGCTTTTCGTTTGGAGCGAACAATGCTACTTCACAGGCTAAGCCTGGCGGTCTGTTTGGCAGCTCAACGACAACGCAGCCATCCACGTTTGGCTCTTTTGGATCCACCAATacggcagcgtcgacgcagCAAAATAAGCCAGCATTTTCGTTTGGTAACCTTGGCCCGAATACTGGCACTACCAGCACGCCAGCTTTTGGTGCACCAAACAACGCCGCAGGTACGGGCGGTGGTCTGTTTGGCGCAAAGCCTGCTGGTTCCACGGGCACAGGCACTGGCTTCAGCTTTGGCCAGTCCAATACATCGACTCAGCCACCAGCCACGACGGGTTTCGGTGCGCAAAACAACACGACGGGCACGGGCGGGGGTCTCTTTGGCGCCAAGCCCGCAGGCAGCTCGCTATTTGGCAATCCAGCCCCTAGCACGACACAACCAAGCACGACTGGTTCCACGTCACTGTTTGGCCAgtcgacgacgcagcctgCACAGCCCGCAGCGGGTGGCTTGTTTGGCAGTAATGCACCCAAGCCCGCTTTTTCGTTTGGATCTTCGACGGCACCTGCCACCACCGGCACTACAAACACTACGACCACTGGCGGTGGTGGTCTCTTTGGTCAGAGTcagcctgcgccgtcgacgaaCACTGGCACGAGTCTATTTGGTGCGCCGAAGCCTCTaggtgcgtcgctgccagCTCCGTCGAATGTACCAGCACTACCTGCGCAGCCACCGACCCTTACGACGAACCCTTACGGCActgatgcgctgctctcgagcgtctcgagcacATCTGCTGCCGCGAATCAGGCACCCCTACCGTTTAATGTGGCACCCAAGAACAAACCGCCCCTAGTATCGCCGTTCCGCTCATCCCCACGAAATGCTGTGCGCGTGACACGTTTGCGTGGCTCGACACCAGGACTCGATGTGTCGCGGAGCATGCGTGAAGGCACGCCGAGTGATCGAGCCACGCCTTTGAGAGCCGGCAGTGTCAGTCTCTTCCACCAACCGAGTGACGCAGCGACGCTCTCGCCACAGGCATTTATTCCACGCTCCACGTCGAAGAGACTTGTCTTGGATGGTGACACGAGTATCTCGCGCTCACCTAGTGTGCTGCGCGAAGGCACACCGCGTGCATCTGTGGCACCACGCGCTCGGTTTTCACCGGCTGTTGAAAAGGTCGTGGTGGGCAACACGAGTCAGGTGGGTGCTGGCGGCGATCCAGACTCGTCTGTCGTCCTGCCCGTCCGCGAGCCATCGTtcgcatcgacgccacCCGCACCACGGGCCAAAAGTGTGCGTCccacgcagcacggcgaCTATTATATGGAACCGTCgcttgcgacgctgcgtTCCATGCCATTTGATGAGCTCTCGTGCGTGGCTCATTTCGTGGTAGGCCGCGTCGGCTTCGGACGCGTCGAGTTCCTGGAGCCTGTGGACCTGACGAGTGTGCCGAACCTAAGCTTTGTGGCTGGTGGTGTCGTTCAGCTTCGCGCGAAAGAGTGTTTCGTGTATccgcaagaagaagacCTGGACACGGATACGCCGCTCGACGGCTTGCTGCCCAATTACACGCCTGTGCCCAAGGCGGCCCTCGGCACCGGTCTTAACGTGCCTGCTGTCGTGAGTCTCGAGGGATGCTGGCCATTGGATCGCGCTACGCGTGAGCCTTTGCGCGATGAATCTTTGCCACGAGTCAAGCAGCACATCACCAAACTTCGCAACAAAAAGGAAACGACATTTGTGTCGTACGATGCCGAGAGTGGCACGTGGACGTTCGAGGTGCAGCACTTTTCCCGCTACGGCCTGGATGACtcggacgaggaggacgaaCCCATCGAagaggaagacgacgatgtCGTTCCACCACCCATGAAACTGGGCGATGAGAGTGATAGCGGCTCGAGTGCAATGCGTGAGAGTGAGCTCATGAGTGGggaggaagaagatgcACCTGAAACGGATGTGTGGATGCCCGCCGTCCGTGACACTACGtcgccggcggcgcgccgctccatGACGCCCTTCACGGCGTCGCGACTCGATACGCCGAACATGCCAGAAGCCCGCAAGGTCCAAGTGATGCGCGCGAGTTTTTTTGGGCAGGCGCCTCCGACGCCCGGACCAGTCGGAGGCGTGACATCGATCGCCGGTCCACCTGCCCcgcagctcatcgagcaCAAAGAGGAGCATGAGCCCATGACAGAGGAAGTGAAGGACGTGGAGCCTGAGCCTGTGGCGCTCACGCGTGTCGAGTCTGGTGCATCCGTGCTGAATACGGCACTGTGTGCGGATCCCGGGCTGTACCTCGCGCCCAGCTTCCGTGTTGGCTGGGCGAGCATGGGCGCCACGCTTGCCCACAACGGCTCATGGCACGACCTgccacggccgtcgtggaCACAGGTGCACATCGATCGCTTGCCCGTGTACAAGACTGCCGAGGATCGACACGCGACGATGCAAACGGCTCGCAAACTTTTGCACATACAGCTCGCGAGCACGAACATTACGACATCCGACGCtggcgtgccgtgcgtggcgtTTGAGCCACACACGACATGTGCACGTGTGGCGCAACACTATGCTGCGGACGACAAGCAGTATGCTGCGCAGCTTTGGCACCTCGCCAGTGTGCTTTTTGATCCCATCGACCTGCAGTTGCCGGACGATGCCTCCGACGCTTGGGTCGCCAGTGTtctgcagcgccgacgcaaAGCGGCGTTCTCGACATGGCTCGAACATGCTGTGTCGCTCTCCGTTCAAGCCGAAGTGCGTTCGCACGTGGCAGCATCGCGGCACACGGAGCTCATCTTCTCGCTGCTAAGTGGTCATCAAATCGAGCAGGCAGCTGATGCAGCACTCGATGCGGGGCACGTGCGCCTTGCGACGCTGGTGGCCCAAGCTGGTGGTGCGCTAGAGACGCGTGCGGATATCCAGGACCAACTGGATACGTGGCACGCCGAGGGCGCGGATGCGGATATGCAGCACGCCCTGCTGCGTGTGTATGAACTGTTGGCAGGCCAGGTCGTGAGTGCCAGTGTGTCTGGTGCTCGTGCCCGAGACAAGCATACGATTGCGATGGCGCGTGGCTTGGActggcgccgagcgctgGGACTGCATGTATGGTACGGCACGCCATGGGAATCGAGTCTCGATGCGAGTGTGCGGAGCTACGAGGAGGCACTGCGTACGTCCGCAGGCGAGACGGTGCCGCCCTTGCCGAGGTACCAGGCTGACGCTCAGCTTGGCGTGCTGAAACAGCGCGAGTTGGCACAGCGCACCGGCGCACCGCGTGATGCCTTGTACGAGCTGCTAAAACTGCACGTCGATGCATCGTACCCGTTGGAGCATGCCCTGGATCCACGCAATGTCGGGCCCAGCGCACTGGACCACACGCATTCATGGCATCTGGGCATGTACCTCGCCCGTGCGCTGGAAGTGCGCACGTACCAGGATGCCCGTGTGATGGAGCGCCTAACGACGCTGtatgcgacgcagctcgaagaTGCCCACGACTGGCACTGGGCTGCCTATGTGCTACTGCATCTGACCGACGAGGGCACCCGGGCTGAGGCAGTGCGGGCGCTGCTGGCCCGGCACGTCGATGATCTCGATACACATGCGTCCTTCCTCACAACTACCCTCCATGTGGATGAGGCGTGGCTCTGGCAGGCCCGGGCGTTGGCCGCTCATGCTCGGTGCGATTATTACGCAGAATACGAGTGCCGTCGGAATGCACACGACTTGTccggcgcgcacgccgtggCAGTCCGATACCTTGCGGCCGAGTCGTTCCTGCGTGGAGATACGCAGATGTTGATGGATTTATTCCGCCCGATGGCAGAAGAGGCCGAGAGCCAAGGTGCGACAGCCATCCGGGGCTGGAACGAAGGCGGACGCGTTTTGCTTGACTTTGCCTCGCTGCCGCATCTCCTGCCACCGCTCCTGGCCAAGGCTCAGGCGGGTACACTCGAGGCATCCGAGCGCCATACGCTGCAACAGGCCAcggtgcgcacgcacgagctcatggatcgcgtgccgctgctgtaCCCCGACACCAGCGACCTAATGAGCACGGTAGCTCGATCTGAGATGCTGGCTGTCCTGCAAAATTTATCGCGCTTGCTTGCGAGTGAAGCAGGTGCTCCAGAACCGATCCGGCACTGGACTCCATCTCATCCGCCTGAAGTCGAGCAATTGCAGGCGGCAGCGCGTGACTTTAGCTCGTCGATGTTGGCGTGTCTATAG
- a CDS encoding Kelch repeats protein: MGKAKSAGKLAAKAAKKVKQEKLADRRATKQKKKGGSKNVDEVQEEDLDALLAQYRAEWEEKHTSTEEHTNIIPSRRANATLTPCPLGNDLWLYGGEYFDGERCLFYQDLFRYIPEKNEWRSYSSKIQPGPRSAHQMVASPAGGGQLWCFGGEFASTKQTNFHHYRDLWVYSIAERTWEKVETKVRPNARSGHRMAMWKHFIVLFGGFVDTGARTTYLQDLWVFDTYEYKWKEIKQNDLRRPSARSGFSFLSTPEGIVLYGGYCKKYVKGQRTQGLALEDAWFLQMDEDLSKIEWVKRKKIGYAPNPPRSGCTMALWANRNMGVLFGGVTDTEADEESMESTFWNDLYGYQLPGTGRWISLNMRKPKKKKNAEMNVDDDQETEDPATKLPLERYNSMIAVQRNTLYIYGGIYETGDREYTLDDFYTIDLSKMNKVVCLKECPIDNLEWHSSDEEDEDEDEEDEDEREEDRDEEPEGVEDVPMEEEAEEDELSKVANLHLEDEELSEEAKKELEKQLALRREASAFMGVVKDTHRSEADMLSTPEPGEVLKTFYERTKHYWAAIVHEQAQGLSRGKQLRRDGFDVRISMC; the protein is encoded by the exons ATGGGAAAGGCAAAGAGTGCCGGAAAGCTGGCAGCAAAGGCTGCGAAAAAAGTCAAGCAGGAAAAA CTTGCGGATCGCAGAGCTACAAAGCAGAAGAAGAAGGGAGGATCTAAGAATGTGGATGAGGTACAAGAAGAGGATCTCGACGCATTGCTTGCGCAATATCGTGCTGAATGGGAGGAGAAACACACTTCAACAGAGGAGCACACGAATATTATACCCAGTCGACGAGCAAATGCGACATTGACTCCATGTCCTCTAGGGAATGATCTTTGGCTGTACGGGGGTGAGTATTTCGACGGCGAAAGATGCCTGTTTTATCAAGATCTATTCCGATATATCCCTGAGAAGAATGAGTGGCGCTCATACTCTAGCAAAATTCAGCCTGGACCGCGCTCAGCACATCAAATGGTCGCGTCGCCAGCTGGTGGTGGACAATTGTGGTGCTTTGGTGGTGAGTTTGCCAGCACCAAACAAACAAATTTTCATCATTATCGTGATCTCTGGGTCTACTCAATTGCCGAGCGAACATGGGAGAAAGTTGAAACTAAAGTTCGACCCAACGCTCGAAGCGGTCACCGGATGGCCATGTGGAAGCACTTTATCGTATTGTTCGGTGGCTTTGTCGACACTGGAGCTCGTACCACGTATCTGCAGGACCTTTGGGTGTTTGATACGTATGAATACAAATGGAAAGAAATTAAACAGAATGATCTACGCCGTCCATCGGCAAGGAGTGGCTTTTCGTTCTTGTCTACCCCTGAGGGCATTGTCTTGTATGGTGGTTATTGCAAAAAGTACGTCAAGGGACAGCGGACCCAAGGTTTGGCTTTGGAGGATGCCTGGTTTCTGCAAATGGACGAAGATTTATCCAAGATCGAATGGGTTAAACGGAAGAAAATTGGTTATGCTCCGAACCCTCCTCGGTCAGGATGCACTATGGCATTATGGGCAAATCGAAATATGGGCGTATTGTTTGGTGGCGTCACGGACACAGAGGCCGATGAAGAGTCGATGGAAAGTACATTTTGGAATGACTTGTATGGATATCAACTGCCCGGCACAGGCCGCTGGATCAGCTTGAATATGCGCAAACCGAAAAAGAAGAAGAATGCAGAGATGAACGTCGATGATGATCAAGAAACTGAGGATCCCGCTACCAAATTGCCTCTAGAGCGCTACAATAGTATGATCGCAGTACAGCGCAATACCTTGTACATATATGGTGGCATTTACGAAACGGGTGATCGCGAATATACATTGGATGACTTTTACACCATCGACTTGTCCAAAATGAACAAGGTGGTATGTCTGAAGGAGTGTCCCATTGATAATCTCGAATGGCACAGCTCtgatgaagaagatgaagaCGAAGATGAAGAGGACGAAGATGAACGAGAAGAAGACAGAGACGAAGAGCCTGAAGGTGTCGAAGACGTGCCCAtggaggaagaggccgaGGAAGATGAACTTTCGAAAGTGGCTAATCTGCACTTAGAAGATGAAGAACTATCAGAAGAAGCCAAAAAAGAGCTAGAAAAACAACTTGCTTTGCGCCGGGAAGCTTCTGCTTTCATGGGCGTCGTCAAGGATACGCATCGATCCGAAGCGGACATGCTCTCCACACCTGAGCCAGGTGAGGTGCTAAAAACCTTTTACGAAAGAACCAAACACTATTGGGCAGCAATCGTCCACGAGCAAGCTCAAGGTCTTTCTCGTGGAAAGCAGCTACGTCGTGACGGTTTCGATGTACGTATATCCATGTGCTGA